TTAGTTACTTACAGTACAAATAAATCTTCAAAAAGTTGATTTCCTTTCATCATAACCCTCTTTAATATTATCCATTAAAATTTTCCATTTCTTCTTATAAACCGCAAGATTTTATTGACAACAGGTAAAACAAAGCCCTACACAATATAATAATTTGTTTACAAGACTGCTTTATACCGGGCGCTTGTGCATCTTTCCATAATTTTTTTCGATACCCCCCCCCCCCCCAAAAAAAAGCCGTATAGATCACATCATAAACATAAGGATATTTCTGTTCTAATCTACTGTTTCTAAAAATTTTATCCCTATCAACAGGCATATTTTCTTCTATTCTATCCATCATATTAACGATGGTATTGTCATAGTGGCTTTTAAAAATTTCACACGATTAGGGTAAATTTGAGACACAATTTCCATTATATATGCCCAAAATTTCTCAACATTAACAATTTCTTTTTGTACTTTTTCTATATCCGTGGCATCACGGGCACCTTCATGCCTACAATAACAACCAACAGTCTCGTGGAGAAAATAGATATCTCCCATCAACGATAAACAGAATTTCAATGCCATGTTACCATAATGAAACAATTCAAAACATTCCAGAATATCCACATCCGCTTTTTTGACCATAAAAAACTGTCCAATAATTTCATTAATCTTTCCATACAACGAGGGAGTCATATATGAATCAAGAATAAACCACTCTTAATATACCCTTTTGTGGTGTGAGCTGTGATAGTAAATATTTTCTGCTTCGTATATTCCATCATGACATCCGTTCCATCTGTAGATGCATTATCCGAAACAATAATTTCTATATTTCCATATTCCTGTGCTAATACACTATCAATCGCTTTTTTCAGCATAATTTTTCTATTATAGGTTGGAATCACCACAGAAATTTTTCCCCTTTGATCATAAATCATATTTTGTTTTCATGCTTCATTACCAATATAAAGATTATTATATTCTATATTAGGAATTACCCTCCCCTTTGAGGTGATTACATATATTTTTGTAAACTTGCTTAGATTTCCATACGACAGATAGAAAAAGTGATATCACTGATTTCAGAATATCCTTTAAGGATCGTTTTATGCCTCTTATCTGAAAAGTAATACTTTCAGATCTAGAAGCACCAACTTCTTTAGATGAAAATCTTGTTATCTCATAATACATTTGATATATTATCTGATATATTTTTTTCTTTTGTGCATTATTACAGGCGTTATAGACAGCCATTAAATCATCATTATATTGGCAACTGATCCATCCATACAAACTGTCTTTCATATAGCCTTCAAAATTCCAGCCTAAATAAGCTCGAGAAAGATTAAGGGTCAAAGTTTTCAGTTCTTTATCCTTCAACATCGAAAGAGAAATAGCAAAACCAACAGGTAAATCGATTCGCTGAGATATATGATTGACATTTTGATTTGTTACCCCTCTTCCAAATTCCGAACTAGCATGCCGTTTGACTAAAATTTGTTCTTCTACCGCACATCGATAAATATTTTTTTTCTGATTCACAATAGAAGCAATCAAAGACATATGAGGGATTTTTGTATACAAATTTAGATAAGCATAAAAGAGCATTTCTGAATTAATATATTTTGTTTTATAAATCGCTGCAGGTATTAATACTAATTCCACTAAACTTTTTGCTGTTTTTTCTTTTTCAGTATTGCCATCAGGTATAAACACATCGGAATGAACTTGAACAATATCATATTTTAAACTCATTAGTGCTTGTTCTATTTTAGCCCAATAAGTCCAATCTACATAATCGTCATCACACAATATCCAAAAATAAGTTTTATCTAAACTTATCGTTTCAAAAGCTCTGATAATATTTGCATTACCACCAATATTGTGCTTATGACGAATATGAACGAAATTTGAATAGTTAGCAGCATATTCTTGAAGCAGCGCAGATGTACCATCAGTAGAACAATTGTCCAATACAGTAATACAACATTCTTTGATAGGACTATTCTCAGCAAAAATATACTGTAACATATTGGATAATTTTTCTTTTCTATTATATGTAATCAGTATAATATCTAATTCTTTTGTCAGATCAAACATTACATCCCCATGCACCACAATTTAAAACTTAAATTTCACTATTTTCAGCCCAA
This genomic window from Brevinema andersonii contains:
- a CDS encoding glycosyltransferase family 2 protein; protein product: MIYDQRGKISVVIPTYNRKIMLKKAIDSVLAQEYGNIEIIVSDNASTDGTDVMMEYTKQKIFTITAHTTKGYIKSGLFLIHI
- a CDS encoding glycosyltransferase family 2 protein → MFDLTKELDIILITYNRKEKLSNMLQYIFAENSPIKECCITVLDNCSTDGTSALLQEYAANYSNFVHIRHKHNIGGNANIIRAFETISLDKTYFWILCDDDYVDWTYWAKIEQALMSLKYDIVQVHSDVFIPDGNTEKEKTAKSLVELVLIPAAIYKTKYINSEMLFYAYLNLYTKIPHMSLIASIVNQKKNIYRCAVEEQILVKRHASSEFGRGVTNQNVNHISQRIDLPVGFAISLSMLKDKELKTLTLNLSRAYLGWNFEGYMKDSLYGWISCQYNDDLMAVYNACNNAQKKKIYQIIYQMYYEITRFSSKEVGASRSESITFQIRGIKRSLKDILKSVISLFLSVVWKSKQVYKNICNHLKGEGNS